The following are from one region of the Terriglobales bacterium genome:
- a CDS encoding DNA recombination protein RmuC translates to MTPLLLLSLAFNLVVLVLLAILLRRSTQAADPAAAVATIGNAMQSLERGMSQSFAKATADMAQRLEQTKGDLRQEVTDRLTTGFKEMHGSVVEHLADGRREQTEALTQSRRELTESLGNTTLQLKKEFDGLNQRTEQKLEAIRGQVDQKLLEISGQVQQKLNENLKEGFAQFEKVQQHLKAAEEQLRQVGTIGNSINDLNNLLKLPHLRGKFGEASLERLLEDFLPSHMYELQYPLAGGRVDAVIKFPDRVLPIDAKFPREQVLPLFETSNEDELQNARAQLARVLATQAKSIAEYLDPEHGTMDVALMYLPSETLYLEAVRSTEAMEAMSRLQVFPVSPNTLLMTLRTVALAYKWYEVAARFEESRMEIAKAQKSLGFFQAQFDSVGDSLERAQKAYETAAKHLKTYTRRVTAISGEEVPEQLELSEPPRLSKAEASGG, encoded by the coding sequence ATGACCCCGCTTCTTCTGCTGTCTCTCGCCTTCAACCTGGTTGTGCTGGTGCTGCTCGCAATCCTGCTGCGCCGCTCCACCCAGGCGGCCGATCCCGCCGCCGCCGTCGCCACCATCGGCAACGCCATGCAGTCGCTGGAACGCGGCATGTCGCAGAGCTTCGCCAAAGCCACGGCCGACATGGCACAGCGCCTGGAGCAGACCAAGGGTGACCTCCGGCAGGAGGTCACCGACCGGCTGACTACGGGATTCAAGGAAATGCACGGCTCGGTCGTGGAACATCTTGCCGACGGACGGCGCGAGCAGACCGAGGCGCTCACACAATCGCGCCGGGAGCTGACGGAGTCGTTGGGCAATACGACGTTGCAGCTGAAAAAAGAGTTCGATGGCCTGAACCAGCGCACGGAACAAAAGCTGGAGGCAATTCGCGGCCAGGTTGACCAGAAGCTGCTGGAAATCAGCGGACAGGTGCAGCAGAAGCTTAACGAGAACCTGAAAGAAGGCTTCGCTCAGTTCGAAAAAGTGCAGCAGCACCTGAAGGCGGCGGAGGAGCAGTTGCGCCAGGTGGGAACCATCGGCAACTCGATCAACGACCTGAATAACCTGCTGAAGCTGCCGCACCTCCGCGGCAAGTTTGGCGAGGCCAGCCTGGAGAGGCTGCTGGAGGATTTTCTTCCCTCGCACATGTACGAACTGCAATACCCGCTGGCCGGAGGTCGCGTGGATGCGGTCATCAAGTTTCCCGACCGGGTGTTGCCGATTGACGCGAAGTTCCCGCGCGAGCAGGTGCTGCCGCTGTTCGAGACCAGCAACGAAGATGAACTGCAGAACGCGCGCGCCCAACTGGCCCGGGTGCTCGCGACGCAGGCGAAAAGCATCGCCGAATACCTGGATCCTGAGCACGGGACCATGGACGTCGCGCTGATGTACCTGCCGAGCGAAACCCTGTACCTGGAAGCGGTGCGCAGCACGGAGGCGATGGAAGCCATGTCGCGGCTGCAGGTGTTTCCGGTCTCGCCCAACACTTTGCTGATGACGCTGCGCACGGTCGCGCTCGCCTACAAGTGGTACGAGGTGGCGGCCCGCTTCGAAGAATCGAGGATGGAAATCGCCAAGGCGCAAAAATCGCTGGGATTCTTCCAGGCGCAATTCGACAGCGTGGGCGACAGCCTGGAGAGGGCGCAGAAAGCGTACGAGACGGCGGCCAAGCACCTCAAGACCTATACCAGGCGCGTAACCGCCATCAGCGGCGAAGAAGTTCCGGAACAGCTGGAATTGTCGGAGCCGCCGCGGCTGAGCAAGGCGGAGGCGAGCGGAGGATAA